One segment of Theobroma cacao cultivar B97-61/B2 chromosome 9, Criollo_cocoa_genome_V2, whole genome shotgun sequence DNA contains the following:
- the LOC18589709 gene encoding G-type lectin S-receptor-like serine/threonine-protein kinase LECRK2 gives MALALLRLFSFLVLLPILAAAQTVGNVTVGASLSAVENSSWISPSGDFAFGFNQLNNKDLFLLAIWYNKIPEKTIVWYANGDRPAPRGSRLVLTADRGFVLTSPQGEQLWNTETINGVVRSGVLDDTGNLMLRGSNSILWESFKNPADTMLPSQKLDKGVALSSRQSDSNFTEGRFRMVLQSDGNLVLTTINLPSDHFNEPYYKSDTAGDFNSSSPGFQVVFNESGYLFVLRENEERFLLTTTITGSAKDFYYRATLSFDGIFSLYSHPKASTGNSRWTTVWSNPDNICTASLVTASSGVCGFNSICSLNAERRPNCGCPRGYTLVDPNDQYGSCKPNFTQSCEEEPAPVEDLYDFEVLTNVDWPLADYALLEPFTEEKCRESCLHDCMCAVAIFRLGDRCWKKKLPLSNGRVDPSLDGAKALLKVRKGDPPPLGPYFPNQEMKKKNQESLILALSVILGSSVFFNCIFVAAICLGFYFIYQKKLKTLPQFEGVVGTNLRSFTYKELVYATNEFKEELGRGAFGIVYKGALDMSSSSPVAVKRLNTMVHDTEKEFKTEVNVIGQTHHKNLVRLLGFCDDGDNRLLVYEYLSNGTLASFLFGDSRPSWSQRTQIAFGIARGLLYLHEECSTQIIHCDIKPQNILLDEHYNAKISDFGLAKLLLLNQSHTNTAIRGTKGYVAPEWFRNLPITVKIDVYSFGVVLLELTCCRRSVNRNCDLEERAILTDWAYDCYREGILDALVENDTDALNDRGKVERFVQVAIWCIQEDPSLRPTMRKATQMLEGVVEVPIPPCPYTTTA, from the coding sequence ATGGCTTTGGCTCTCCTTcgtctcttttcctttctagTTTTGCTACCAATTCTTGCTGCGGCTCAAACTGTTGGTAATGTGACAGTAGGTGCCTCTCTCTCTGCTGTTGAAAACTCTTCATGGATTTCTCCTTCTGGCGATTTTGCCTTTGGTTTTAACCAACTCAACAATAAAGATCTCTTCTTGCTTGCAATCTGGTATAATAAAATACCAGAAAAAACTATAGTTTGGTATGCAAATGGAGACAGGCCTGCGCCAAGGGGATCAAGATTAGTGCTAACTGCTGACAGGGGGTTTGTACTGACTAGCCCTCAAGGTGAACAGCTCTGGAATACTGAGACCATAAATGGGGTTGTTCGTAGCGGTGTTTTGGACGATACCGGAAACCTCATGCTTCGAGGAAGTAATTCTATACTTTGGGAGAGCTTCAAAAACCCTGCTGATACTATGTTGCCATCGCAGAAACTGGATAAAGGAGTTGCACTTTCTTCTCGCCAATCAGATTCCAACTTTACTGAGGGGAGGTTTCGGATGGTTTTGCAATCAGATGGAAATCTTGTTCTTACTACCATAAACTTGCCCAGTGACCATTTTAATGAGCCATATTATAAAAGTGATACTGCTGGAGATTTTAATTCATCCAGTCCTGGTTTCCAAGTGGTCTTCAATGAGTCAGGCTACCTGTTTGTCTTGagggaaaatgaagaaagattcCTTCTAACAACGACAATAACAGGCTCAGCTAAAGACTTCTATTACAGAGCAACTCTCAGTTTCGATGGAATTTTCAGTCTGTACTCTCACCCCAAGGCTTCCACTGGGAATTCAAGGTGGACTACTGTTTGGTCTAACCCGGATAATATTTGCACCGCTAGTTTGGTTACTGCAAGTAGTGGTGTATGTGGTTTTAACAGTATCTGCAGTCTCAACGCCGAGAGAAGGCCAAATTGTGGATGTCCAAGAGGATATACTTTAGTTGATCCAAATGACCAGTATGGCAGTTGCAAGCCTAACTTCACTCAGAGTTGTGAAGAAGAGCCAGCTCCTGTTGAAGACTTGTATGATTTTGAAGTGCTTACAAATGTAGACTGGCCACTAGCTGATTATGCACTCTTGGAGCCTTTTACTGAAGAGAAATGCAGAGAATCTTGCTTGCATGATTGTATGTGTGCTGTTGCCATTTTTAGGCTAGGCGATAGGTGTTGGAAGAAGAAGCTACCACTATCAAATGGAAGAGTTGATCCCAGTCTTGATGGGGCAAAGGCTCTTCTCAAAGTTAGGAAAGGCGATCCACCTCCTTTAGGTCCTTATTTTCCaaatcaagaaatgaagaagaagaaccaGGAAAGTTTGATCCTGGCATTATCAGTAATTCTAGGTAGCTCTGTATTTTTCAATTGCATTTTTGTTGCTGCAATTTGTCTGGGATTTTACTTCATCTACCAAAAGAAACTCAAAACATTACCCCAATTTGAAGGTGTCGTGGGAACAAATTTGCGTTCTTTTACTTACAAGGAGCTTGTCTATGCTACAAATGAGTTCAAAGAAGAATTAGGAAGGGGAGCTTTTGGCATTGTTTACAAAGGGGCATTAGATATGAGTTCTAGCTCTCCGGTTGCTGTGAAAAGATTGAATACTATGGTACATGATACTGAGAAGGAATTCAAAACTGAAGTGAATGTAATTGGCCAAACGCATCACAAGAACCTCGTAAGATTGCTTGGATTTTGTGATGATGGAGATAATAGGTTGCTGGTGTATGAGTACTTGAGCAACGGCACTCTAGCAAGCTTCCTTTTTGGCGACTCAAGACCCAGTTGGAGCCAAAGAACTCAAATTGCTTTTGGGATTGCAAGGGGACTACTCTATTTACATGAAGAATGCAGCACACAGATTATTCACTGTGATATCAAGCCTCAGAACATTCTGCTAGATGAGCATTACAATGCAAAGATTTCTGACTTCGGATTGGCAAAGCTTTTGTTGTTGAATCAGAGCCACACCAACACTGCTATTCGAGGAACAAAAGGATATGTCGCACCAGAATGGTTTAGGAACCTGCCAATAACTGTGAAGATTGATGTATATAGCTTTGGAGTGGTGCTACTAGAACTCACATGTTGCCGAAGAAGTGTAAATAGGAATTGCGATCTAGAAGAAAGAGCAATTTTAACTGACTGGGCTTATGACTGCTACCGTGAAGGCATATTGGATGCACTGGTTGAAAATGACACTGATGCCTTGAATGACAGAGGAAAAGTGGAGAGGTTTGTGCAAGTTGCCATCTGGTGTATTCAAGAAGACCCGTCCCTGAGACCTACCATGAGAAAAGCCACACAGATGCTTGAAGGAGTTGTGGAAGTGCCCATTCCACCATGTCCATATACTACAACTGCTTGA